DNA from Pelobacter propionicus DSM 2379:
GGGGATGCCGAGCCGCTTCATCCTGCGAAACAGGGTCGTCTTGTGAATACCCAGTTCCCTGGCCGCAGCCAGGCGGTTGAAGTTGTTACGTTCGAGGGAGGCCAGAATAGCCTGGGCATCCAGGATGTCGTGTGCTGAACGCACGTCGCCTTCCGCTGCCATTGCCCGGTGGGCGCGCAGTTCCTCGGAGAGGTGGCCGATGCCGATCTGCCCCTCGTTGCAGAGGATGAAGGCGCGCTCGATGGCATTCTCCAGCTCGCGGATGTTTCCCGGCCAGTCGTGGGCCATGAGCAACGACAACGCCTCGGCGGAGATCCCCGGAACCGATTTCAGCTGCAGGTGGTTGAACCGCTCGATGAAGCGATTCACCAGCAGGGGGATATCCTCCTTCCTGCGGCGCAGGGGGGGAAGTTCCATGCGCACCACGTTCACCCGATAGTACAGATCCTCCCGGAAGAGCCCCTTGCGCACCTGCTCGACAAGATCCCTGTTGGTGGCCACGATTACCCGCGCGTCGCTGGTTTCGGACGTGACCGCCCCCAGCGGCTCGAAACTCCGCTCCTGGAGCACCCGCAGCAGGCGCACCTGCAGGGCCGGGCTCACTTCGCCGATCTCATCCAGAAAGATCGTCCCTCCCCTGGCCAGGGCGAAACGGCCCGGTTTGTCCCGGGTGGCGCCGGTGAACGCGCCGGCCTTGTAGCCGAACAGCTCCGACTCCAGCAGGGTATCGGGCAGGGCGCCGCAGTTGACCGCGATGAACGGCCCTTGGCTGTGGGAACCCAAGGAGTGGATCGTGCGCGCCATGACCTCCTTGCCGGTGCCGGTCTCCCCCAGCAGCATGACCGTGCTGGGGCTGGCGGCTATGGCCGGCAGGATCTCGAAGATACGCTGCATCAGCGGGCTGCGACTGGAGAGATCCCCCACGCTGAACTTACCCTCCAGCTCCCGTCGCAGGGTTTCCACTTCGGACAGGTCGCGGAAGGTTTCCGCCCCGCCGATTACGCGTCCATCGGCATCCCGCAGCACGGCGGTGGAGATACTGATCGGGATGCGGTTGCCGTCGGCGTCGATGATGTAGCCCGACCTGCCGATCACCGGCTTGCCGTTCTTGAGGGTGCGCTGCAACGCGCAGTCAGCGCCGCACATGCTGGAGCGGAACACCTCGCCGCAGCGGCGGCCGATGGCCTCCCTGCGCGGCACACCGGTGATCTCCTCGGCGGCCCGGTTGAAGGAGGTGATCACCCACTCCATGTCAACGGTAAAGACACCGTCGGAGATGCTCTCCAGGATCGCCTCGGTGGGAGAGAGCAGGTTCGACGTTCCCCCTTTGGCCCGGGAAGCGGTCATGACCTGCTCCGATCCGGCCCACGGAGGGATGAGATCTCCCCCTGGCCATCCGGGAAACGTTTGCACCCGGTGGCGACCGAAACGGTCGGGACAGGGATGATCAGAAGCAGTGGGGGGGACATAATAGGGGATTCCCTTTGGACTCGTAGGCTGTGGTTGGCATCAAGTCAGGGACTATAGCAGTAATTCAGGGAAACGGAAAGCGCCCGGAAGCCGGACAGGGGCAAAACGCGCGGGGAAGGCGGAATCGGGAACAGTCTCAACTGAAACAACGACCTGATCGATGGGGTCGAGGGGATTATTCGCTGACACAAAGGCCGGAAACTCCCCCCTTCCCCCGTAGATGGCTACAGCCCCTTCTTCTCGAACCAGGAGAACAGCCCGATTCCGCCGGCGATGAAGAGCGGGATCAGCAGCCAGTGGCTGACCCCCAGGAGTTGCGGCAAGGTGAGCTTGCCCAGGTCTCCCCAGGCGAGCAGGCTGTTCTTCATCGCCGGATACGCCTCGGCGTACAGGGCGGCGCCGATCAGCATGCCCACGACACCCCAGAGCGCATCCCAGCGCCCCTCGCCCACGGCGCCCAGGGAGGTGCCAGGGCAGTAGCCCAGAAGCCCCCAGCCGATGCCGAATATCAAGCCGCCAGGGATGACGCCGCCCAGGATGGTGGCTTTCACCGACAGCTTGGCAATGCCGAGATCGTTCAGCAGATAGACACCGGTCATGCCCACCAGTACCGCCGAGAGCATGAATTTGATGATGGTCATATCCTTCAAGAGCAGGGCGCCCAACTGCCTGTCGTAGCGCAGCACCCTCCC
Protein-coding regions in this window:
- a CDS encoding sigma-54 interaction domain-containing protein, translating into MTASRAKGGTSNLLSPTEAILESISDGVFTVDMEWVITSFNRAAEEITGVPRREAIGRRCGEVFRSSMCGADCALQRTLKNGKPVIGRSGYIIDADGNRIPISISTAVLRDADGRVIGGAETFRDLSEVETLRRELEGKFSVGDLSSRSPLMQRIFEILPAIAASPSTVMLLGETGTGKEVMARTIHSLGSHSQGPFIAVNCGALPDTLLESELFGYKAGAFTGATRDKPGRFALARGGTIFLDEIGEVSPALQVRLLRVLQERSFEPLGAVTSETSDARVIVATNRDLVEQVRKGLFREDLYYRVNVVRMELPPLRRRKEDIPLLVNRFIERFNHLQLKSVPGISAEALSLLMAHDWPGNIRELENAIERAFILCNEGQIGIGHLSEELRAHRAMAAEGDVRSAHDILDAQAILASLERNNFNRLAAARELGIHKTTLFRRMKRLGIPLPEEDGRSRHAT
- a CDS encoding YeeE/YedE thiosulfate transporter family protein: MNMLIYGLVTGILFGFLLQKGRVLRYDRQLGALLLKDMTIIKFMLSAVLVGMTGVYLLNDLGIAKLSVKATILGGVIPGGLIFGIGWGLLGYCPGTSLGAVGEGRWDALWGVVGMLIGAALYAEAYPAMKNSLLAWGDLGKLTLPQLLGVSHWLLIPLFIAGGIGLFSWFEKKGL